Proteins encoded within one genomic window of Amorphoplanes friuliensis DSM 7358:
- a CDS encoding ATP-binding cassette domain-containing protein, whose translation MTTPTLRLSGVEKSFGPVHVLSAVDLTAYAGEVTALVGDNGAGKTTLVKCVGGSYRVDAGTFEFEGVPREVHGPRDAAQLGIEIVYQDLALCDNLDIVQNMFLGRERLSRLRTLDENTMERLAEQTLAGLSVRTVRSVRQLVSSLSGGQRQTVAIAKSVLSESKVVILDEPTAALGVAQTEQVLDLVRRLAEHGVAVILVSHNMNDVLRVADSIAVLYLGRMAAQVRRKDVTQTQVVELITAGRSGDLGLSPAESSGAAV comes from the coding sequence ATGACCACGCCGACACTGCGGCTCAGCGGCGTGGAAAAGTCGTTCGGGCCGGTGCACGTGCTGAGCGCGGTGGACCTGACCGCGTACGCGGGTGAGGTCACCGCCCTGGTCGGCGACAACGGCGCCGGCAAGACCACGCTCGTCAAGTGTGTGGGCGGAAGTTACCGGGTGGACGCGGGCACCTTCGAGTTCGAGGGGGTGCCCCGGGAGGTCCACGGGCCCCGGGACGCCGCGCAGCTCGGCATCGAGATCGTCTATCAGGACCTGGCCCTCTGCGACAACCTCGACATCGTCCAGAACATGTTCCTGGGCCGCGAACGCCTGTCACGGCTGCGCACACTGGACGAGAACACCATGGAACGCCTGGCCGAGCAGACCCTCGCGGGGTTGTCGGTGCGGACGGTCCGCTCGGTGCGGCAGCTGGTCTCCAGCCTCTCGGGTGGCCAGCGGCAGACCGTCGCGATCGCCAAGTCGGTGCTCTCGGAGTCCAAAGTGGTCATCCTGGACGAGCCGACCGCGGCCCTCGGTGTCGCGCAGACCGAACAGGTGCTGGACCTGGTCCGCCGCCTCGCCGAGCACGGTGTCGCGGTGATCCTGGTGTCGCACAACATGAACGACGTGCTGCGCGTCGCCGACTCCATCGCCGTGCTCTACCTCGGCCGGATGGCAGCCCAGGTACGCCGGAAGGACGTGACACAGACGCAGGTCGTCGAGCTGATCACCGCCGGGCGGTCGGGGGACCTCGGGCTCTCCCCCGCCGAGTCGAGCGGGGCCGCAGTATGA
- a CDS encoding NUDIX hydrolase has protein sequence MNDDRWEAPRVLLAVDLVILTLRDSRLHVLLVQRGIEPFLGAWALPGGFLGHEQEDILAAARRELREEASLSAVPHLEQLGVYGEPGRDPRGRVITVAHLAIAPRLPEPTAGTDAAAAGWTPVDQILSGNVTLAFDHLRIVRDGVERARSKLESSALGTAFCTEVFTISELQQVYEAVWGTPLDPRNFYRKVQSIPGFLLEDGPPRRTGNGRPAKTYRSGPRHDLYPPMVRSADGPADRGAE, from the coding sequence ATGAACGACGATCGATGGGAAGCTCCCCGGGTTCTGCTGGCAGTAGATCTGGTGATCTTGACTCTGCGAGATTCGCGCCTGCACGTGCTGCTCGTCCAACGAGGGATCGAGCCCTTTCTGGGCGCGTGGGCCCTTCCCGGCGGTTTCCTCGGACATGAGCAGGAGGACATCCTCGCCGCTGCCCGCCGGGAGTTACGAGAAGAGGCGTCGCTGTCCGCGGTGCCGCACCTGGAGCAGTTGGGCGTTTACGGCGAGCCCGGGCGTGACCCCCGCGGGCGAGTGATCACGGTCGCTCATCTGGCGATAGCGCCTCGCCTTCCCGAGCCGACCGCCGGGACCGACGCAGCCGCTGCGGGCTGGACGCCGGTCGACCAGATTCTGTCCGGGAACGTGACACTGGCTTTCGATCACCTGAGGATCGTCCGCGACGGTGTCGAGCGCGCCCGGTCCAAGCTGGAGTCTTCGGCGCTCGGCACGGCTTTCTGCACCGAGGTCTTCACCATCTCGGAACTCCAGCAGGTCTACGAGGCCGTCTGGGGCACCCCGCTCGATCCGCGGAACTTCTACCGCAAGGTCCAGAGCATCCCGGGATTCCTCCTCGAAGACGGTCCTCCCCGGCGTACCGGGAACGGGCGACCCGCCAAGACGTACCGGTCCGGGCCACGGCACGACCTCTATCCGCCCATGGTGCGATCCGCCGATGGTCCGGCCGACCGGGGAGCCGAATGA
- a CDS encoding peroxiredoxin produces the protein MSIDKGDQAPDFELPDQTGTPRRLSTLLADGPVVLFFYPAAMTSGCTAEACNFRDLAAEYAQAGAQRVGISRDPVEKQKKFADLNGFDYPLLSDPASSAAEAFGIKRKLPLGPLSVKRVTFVIDTDRTVLEVIHSERDMNEHADRALDVLKARSAS, from the coding sequence GTGAGCATCGACAAGGGTGACCAGGCCCCTGATTTTGAGCTTCCCGACCAGACCGGCACCCCGCGGCGGCTGAGCACCCTGCTGGCGGACGGGCCCGTGGTCCTGTTCTTCTATCCCGCGGCCATGACCAGCGGCTGCACGGCCGAGGCCTGCAACTTCCGGGACCTCGCCGCCGAGTACGCCCAGGCCGGCGCGCAGCGGGTCGGCATCAGCCGTGACCCGGTGGAGAAGCAGAAGAAGTTCGCCGATCTGAACGGCTTCGACTACCCGCTGCTGTCGGACCCGGCCAGTTCCGCGGCCGAGGCGTTCGGCATCAAGCGGAAGCTGCCGCTGGGCCCGCTGAGCGTCAAGCGCGTGACCTTCGTGATCGACACCGACCGTACGGTGCTCGAGGTCATCCACAGCGAGCGGGACATGAACGAGCACGCCGACCGGGCCCTCGACGTGCTGAAGGCCCGATCGGCGTCGTAG
- a CDS encoding STAS domain-containing protein translates to MQVSVAHHPPNTAVLTLRGSLDIDTAPSLKANLGRLVERPAPRVVVDLSGLDFCDSMGVGVLVTAHGRAMERGGWVRLAAPSGFLRRLLETLGLVDYLSLHTDVETALKE, encoded by the coding sequence ATGCAGGTCTCGGTCGCGCACCACCCACCCAACACGGCCGTACTGACACTGCGCGGCTCCCTCGACATCGACACCGCGCCGTCCCTGAAGGCCAACCTCGGCCGTCTCGTGGAACGCCCCGCCCCCCGCGTCGTCGTCGACCTCTCCGGCCTCGACTTCTGCGACTCGATGGGCGTCGGCGTCCTGGTCACGGCCCACGGCCGCGCCATGGAACGCGGCGGCTGGGTCCGCCTCGCCGCCCCCTCGGGCTTCCTGCGCCGCCTGCTGGAAACCCTCGGCCTGGTCGACTACCTCTCGCTGCACACCGACGTCGAGACCGCGCTCAAGGAGTGA
- a CDS encoding ROK family protein produces MDQIDVVRTPASWVVVGLDNGGTCNNATVLDATGQYLVDHLVENPSLVTDGPESAVEQLAEAFTGILALTSTPLTLVRAVGLDTPGPASADGVISSKGSTNFSQVSWHGFDIRGALEARIGLPVIYNNDANAAALYAHHRHFGASASEKSSVAAIVGTGLGGGVVEGGKVVGGAAGMAGELGHVQIPLHGVLEKDQGVPLCNCGFEGDVESIASLTGIKNNLLPYWLGKFPDHPLAQEPINKAAKLLRGYGEKEDPLALAVFGQQAKAIGKLFTIAANFTDPSAYFLGGGVVEAAPHFRQWFLNTVREHTQLRAEQQAAATFALVPDLDMAGARGAAVAALDRVLTAA; encoded by the coding sequence GTGGATCAGATCGATGTGGTGCGGACCCCGGCGTCGTGGGTCGTGGTGGGTCTCGACAACGGCGGCACCTGCAACAACGCGACCGTGCTGGACGCGACCGGTCAATATCTGGTCGATCACCTGGTGGAGAATCCGAGCCTGGTGACCGACGGCCCCGAATCGGCGGTCGAGCAGCTCGCCGAGGCGTTCACCGGCATCCTGGCGCTGACCAGCACACCGCTGACGCTGGTCCGTGCGGTCGGTCTCGACACCCCGGGCCCGGCCAGCGCCGACGGTGTCATCTCGTCGAAGGGCTCGACCAACTTCTCCCAGGTCTCCTGGCACGGCTTCGACATCCGCGGCGCCCTCGAGGCCCGCATCGGCCTCCCGGTCATCTACAACAACGACGCCAACGCGGCCGCCCTCTACGCCCACCACCGCCACTTCGGCGCATCGGCGTCGGAGAAGTCGTCGGTCGCGGCGATCGTCGGCACCGGCCTCGGCGGCGGTGTCGTCGAGGGCGGCAAGGTCGTCGGCGGCGCGGCCGGCATGGCGGGCGAGCTCGGCCACGTCCAGATCCCGCTGCACGGCGTGCTGGAGAAGGACCAGGGTGTACCCCTGTGCAACTGCGGCTTCGAGGGTGACGTCGAGAGCATCGCGTCCCTGACCGGCATCAAGAACAACCTGCTGCCGTACTGGCTGGGGAAGTTCCCCGACCACCCCCTCGCGCAGGAGCCGATCAACAAGGCCGCCAAGCTCCTCCGCGGGTACGGGGAGAAGGAGGACCCCCTCGCGCTGGCCGTCTTCGGTCAGCAGGCGAAGGCGATCGGCAAGCTCTTCACCATCGCCGCGAACTTCACCGACCCGTCCGCCTACTTCCTCGGCGGCGGTGTCGTCGAGGCGGCCCCGCACTTCCGCCAGTGGTTCCTCAACACGGTCCGCGAGCACACCCAGCTCCGCGCCGAGCAGCAGGCCGCCGCCACCTTCGCCCTGGTCCCCGACCTCGACATGGCCGGCGCCCGCGGCGCCGCCGTCGCCGCCCTCGACCGGGTTCTCACCGCGGCCTGA
- a CDS encoding FG-GAP repeat domain-containing protein, with protein MLPIVLRRVLITLVTTTVTAAGLAVGVSPAAAAPPTPSFGADIENWAPDDQADTCDPVNKPGTTAFMNLLNDTYGRHASAENISRACGGSRSEHHEGRALDYILNYNDSGQRADAEEIIAWLLATDRYGNQAANARRLGVMYIIWNRRIWSQARHTEGWRNYPCNGEPGDCHTNHVHFSFTWAGARQQTSWWSGVTHRPTGTVVDVSGDGFGDLLTVRADKTLWYYPNNIGRDGVPFQGDGVEVGRGFAKPGLISSADISGDGYADLLAVTADNKLAYYPNNIKRDGKPYGTPTVFGQGFADTTRILLADVSGDGFADLLTTTSNGRLHLFPNNIGRDNGIPFANSTPVGQGFAATAKLTAGDITGDGYAELLAATADGKLAYYPNNIKRDGTPYNTAVPIGEGWNAVSNLRLSDVTGDGYSDVLGVRTDGALSLYPNNIERDGIPFANSTPVGNRFTVVHLP; from the coding sequence GTGCTTCCAATCGTCCTCAGACGTGTCCTCATCACCCTGGTGACCACCACCGTCACCGCGGCTGGACTGGCGGTCGGGGTCTCGCCCGCCGCGGCCGCGCCGCCGACACCCTCGTTCGGCGCGGACATCGAGAACTGGGCGCCCGACGATCAGGCCGACACCTGCGACCCGGTCAACAAGCCCGGCACCACCGCGTTCATGAATCTGCTCAACGACACGTACGGCCGGCACGCATCGGCGGAGAACATCAGCCGGGCGTGCGGTGGGTCGAGGAGCGAGCACCACGAGGGTCGCGCGCTCGACTACATCCTCAACTACAACGACTCCGGGCAGCGCGCCGACGCCGAGGAGATCATCGCGTGGCTGCTGGCGACCGACCGCTACGGCAACCAGGCGGCCAACGCCCGGCGCCTCGGTGTCATGTACATCATCTGGAACCGGCGCATCTGGAGCCAGGCCCGGCACACCGAGGGCTGGCGCAATTACCCGTGCAACGGCGAGCCTGGTGACTGCCACACCAACCATGTCCACTTCAGCTTCACCTGGGCCGGGGCTCGCCAGCAGACGTCGTGGTGGAGCGGTGTCACGCACCGCCCGACGGGCACGGTGGTCGACGTCAGTGGTGACGGGTTCGGCGACCTGCTCACCGTCCGCGCCGACAAGACACTCTGGTACTACCCGAACAACATCGGGCGTGACGGCGTCCCGTTCCAGGGCGACGGTGTCGAGGTCGGCCGCGGTTTTGCCAAGCCCGGCCTGATCAGCTCGGCCGACATCAGTGGTGACGGCTACGCCGATCTGCTCGCGGTCACCGCCGACAACAAGCTCGCGTATTACCCCAACAACATCAAGCGCGACGGCAAGCCGTACGGCACTCCCACCGTGTTCGGTCAGGGTTTTGCCGACACGACCCGCATTCTGCTCGCGGACGTCAGCGGTGACGGTTTTGCCGATCTGCTCACGACCACGTCCAACGGCCGGCTGCACCTTTTCCCCAACAACATCGGGCGTGACAACGGTATCCCGTTCGCCAATTCCACACCGGTCGGCCAGGGCTTTGCAGCGACGGCCAAGCTCACCGCCGGTGACATCACGGGTGATGGGTACGCCGAGCTTCTTGCCGCCACCGCAGACGGGAAACTCGCGTATTACCCCAACAACATCAAGCGGGACGGGACGCCGTACAACACGGCCGTTCCCATCGGAGAGGGCTGGAACGCCGTCTCGAATCTGCGGTTGAGCGACGTGACCGGCGACGGTTACTCCGACGTGCTGGGCGTCCGCACCGACGGGGCTCTCAGCCTCTATCCCAACAACATTGAGCGCGACGGGATCCCCTTCGCCAATTCCACGCCTGTCGGCAACCGCTTCACCGTGGTTCACCTGCCGTGA
- a CDS encoding sensor histidine kinase gives MSLRSRLVILFAAGTSVVLALGLSLLYLALDRQLTAAVDADLRGRAADLISGIAAGDRTAVAADPMAQLFATDGALLTGTSSLPGPLLDPARVRATTTPSLVRTQLPIGYRSGPVRVRLLAEPVGATGEVLAVAVASGGVERGSDRQLTVLLVAAPVLVAVLAALGWLLVRAALRPVDALTREAAAISTLDSARRLPAVSGSDEIARLAATLDDMLGRLAVSFARERAFVDDASHELRTPVAVLRGEIDLALSALDDSAEVEQSLRAAQDQVARLARLTEDLLVLARERGGSLVVHREPVDLADLVRAEARMPVSVRGEPVVVEADADRLRQVIANLAANSTAAGATRADVRIGTETGAAVLEWSDDGPGFAPEVLASAFERFVRGDPARSAAPGSGLGLSIVRAIAIAHGGTATARNAPTDGAVVTVRLPGPFRNGA, from the coding sequence ATGTCTCTGCGCTCGCGCCTGGTGATCCTCTTCGCCGCCGGCACGTCGGTCGTTCTCGCACTCGGCCTGTCCCTGCTCTACCTCGCCCTGGACAGGCAGCTCACCGCCGCCGTCGACGCCGACCTGCGGGGCCGGGCCGCGGACCTGATCAGCGGGATCGCCGCCGGTGACCGCACGGCCGTCGCCGCCGATCCGATGGCGCAGCTCTTCGCCACCGACGGCGCGCTGCTGACCGGCACCTCCTCCCTGCCGGGCCCGCTCCTCGATCCCGCCCGGGTCCGTGCAACCACAACCCCTTCCCTGGTACGCACGCAGCTGCCGATCGGCTACCGGTCCGGTCCCGTACGCGTGCGCCTGCTCGCCGAGCCGGTCGGCGCCACGGGTGAGGTCCTGGCCGTGGCGGTGGCGTCCGGCGGCGTGGAGCGGGGCAGCGACCGCCAGCTCACCGTGCTGCTGGTGGCGGCACCCGTGCTGGTCGCCGTACTCGCCGCTCTCGGCTGGTTGCTGGTGCGGGCCGCACTGCGTCCGGTCGACGCGCTGACCCGCGAGGCGGCGGCCATCTCGACCCTGGACAGTGCCCGCCGCCTGCCGGCGGTGTCCGGCTCCGACGAGATCGCCCGGCTCGCGGCCACCCTGGACGACATGCTCGGCCGCCTCGCGGTGTCCTTCGCGCGGGAGCGGGCCTTCGTCGACGACGCCAGCCACGAGCTGCGTACACCGGTCGCGGTGCTACGCGGCGAGATCGACCTGGCACTGTCCGCCCTCGACGACTCGGCCGAGGTCGAGCAGTCGCTGCGGGCCGCCCAGGATCAGGTCGCCCGGCTGGCCCGGCTCACCGAGGACCTGCTGGTGCTGGCCCGCGAACGCGGCGGTTCCCTGGTGGTGCACCGCGAACCCGTCGATCTCGCCGACCTGGTCCGGGCCGAGGCGAGGATGCCTGTGTCCGTACGCGGGGAGCCGGTGGTGGTGGAGGCCGACGCCGACCGCCTGCGCCAGGTGATCGCCAACCTCGCGGCGAACAGCACCGCAGCCGGCGCGACCAGGGCGGACGTCCGCATCGGCACCGAAACCGGCGCGGCCGTCCTGGAGTGGTCGGACGACGGCCCCGGGTTCGCGCCGGAGGTGCTCGCCTCAGCCTTCGAACGTTTTGTCCGTGGCGACCCGGCCCGCTCGGCCGCCCCGGGCTCCGGCCTGGGCCTCTCCATCGTCCGCGCGATCGCCATCGCCCACGGCGGCACCGCCACCGCCCGCAACGCCCCGACCGACGGCGCGGTGGTCACGGTGCGACTCCCGGGACCGTTCAGGAACGGTGCCTAG
- a CDS encoding sugar ABC transporter substrate-binding protein, producing MKRNTPVLALATASVLLAGLAGCGGKSDSSGAAAAPKNTKVGILLPDTASSPRWVSADPNEINKQCIAYQLTCYVDNANGTASTQQSQAQALINAGVGVLLLTDLDPGSGKAIQSLAQQHNVVTIDYDRLTSGGSASYYVSYDNVKVGADQGTALAACPQVKGKSSVGYVEIDGAPTDNNATLFAQGYNSVLAKQAGWKKLADQTGNWDAATAQTVFTTMLGQHPSLNAVMVANDTMAQSVINVLKSQGLAGKVAVSGQDASAGGLDNIMAGTQCFSIYKPVAGEADVAVKLASQILGGQRPTAPATTKDPVTGREVPSYLATPTVITKANVALPVTDGYLTKAAVCTTSALSKLCTANGIK from the coding sequence ATGAAACGAAACACGCCGGTGCTCGCGCTGGCCACCGCTTCGGTGCTGCTGGCCGGGCTGGCCGGGTGCGGTGGGAAGAGTGATTCGTCCGGGGCCGCGGCGGCGCCGAAGAACACCAAGGTCGGGATTCTGCTGCCGGACACGGCGTCGTCGCCGCGCTGGGTGTCGGCCGATCCGAACGAGATCAACAAGCAGTGCATCGCGTACCAGCTGACCTGTTACGTCGACAATGCCAACGGGACCGCGAGTACGCAGCAGTCGCAGGCGCAGGCGCTGATCAATGCGGGGGTCGGCGTTCTGCTGCTCACCGATCTGGACCCCGGGTCGGGCAAGGCCATCCAGTCGCTGGCGCAGCAGCACAACGTCGTCACGATCGACTACGACCGGCTGACCTCCGGGGGCAGTGCGTCCTACTACGTGTCCTACGACAACGTGAAGGTCGGGGCGGACCAGGGGACGGCGCTGGCCGCGTGCCCGCAGGTCAAGGGCAAGAGCAGCGTCGGGTACGTGGAGATCGACGGGGCGCCGACGGACAACAACGCGACGTTGTTCGCGCAGGGGTACAACTCGGTGCTGGCGAAGCAGGCCGGCTGGAAGAAGCTCGCCGACCAGACGGGCAACTGGGACGCCGCCACCGCGCAGACGGTCTTCACCACGATGCTCGGGCAGCACCCGTCGCTGAACGCCGTGATGGTCGCCAACGACACCATGGCGCAGTCCGTGATCAACGTGCTGAAGTCGCAGGGGCTGGCCGGCAAGGTCGCGGTCTCCGGTCAGGACGCCTCGGCCGGTGGCCTCGACAACATCATGGCCGGTACGCAGTGCTTCTCGATCTACAAGCCCGTCGCGGGTGAGGCCGACGTCGCGGTCAAGCTGGCGAGCCAGATCCTGGGCGGGCAGCGGCCCACCGCACCGGCGACGACCAAGGACCCGGTCACCGGGCGTGAGGTTCCCTCGTACCTGGCCACGCCGACCGTGATCACCAAGGCGAACGTGGCGCTGCCGGTCACCGACGGCTACCTGACCAAGGCCGCCGTCTGCACCACGTCGGCGCTGTCCAAGCTGTGCACCGCGAACGGCATCAAATGA
- a CDS encoding 5'-methylthioadenosine/S-adenosylhomocysteine nucleosidase family protein — protein sequence MKSRPIVVLTALNLEYQAVREHLTEIEVHRHQAGTRFEVGRLGVGGCRVALGLTGKGNHHSAVLAERAMAEFDPPAVLFVGIAGALWPEMSLGDVVVATQVYAYHGGTSEDDGLKARPRAWEIPHECDQIAHHIARTDTWARGLPEGERTPKVLFGAIAAGEVVLDSAVSAHARWIKQTYNDALAVEMEAAGLAQAAHLNRSLPAVVVRGISDRADGTKNDTDAEDWQPAAAANAALFAIALAEELAQTERHRERTRKDGNRTMSETVRNIAKGSAQVGVQAGTVHGGISMVQQPRSVAPEIPVQLAELREQISKAQAAGEVDRETFVAAEQELDTITELLPAPGEGAGSRLMLALRKLRGLLLDWTDLASKVTAIIAALRGAS from the coding sequence ATGAAGAGCCGCCCGATCGTCGTCCTGACCGCCCTCAACCTCGAATATCAAGCTGTCCGCGAGCATCTGACCGAGATCGAGGTCCACCGCCACCAGGCAGGCACGCGCTTCGAGGTCGGCCGTCTCGGCGTCGGCGGCTGCCGAGTAGCACTGGGGCTGACCGGCAAGGGCAATCACCATTCAGCTGTCCTGGCCGAGCGGGCGATGGCCGAGTTCGATCCACCCGCGGTGCTCTTTGTCGGCATAGCCGGCGCCCTGTGGCCGGAAATGAGCCTGGGCGACGTCGTGGTCGCGACGCAGGTCTACGCCTATCACGGCGGCACCAGCGAGGACGACGGTTTGAAAGCCCGCCCTCGCGCCTGGGAGATCCCCCATGAGTGCGACCAGATCGCCCACCACATTGCCCGCACAGACACGTGGGCACGCGGGCTTCCGGAAGGAGAACGCACGCCGAAGGTGCTGTTCGGTGCGATCGCCGCCGGCGAGGTGGTCTTGGACTCTGCAGTGTCCGCCCATGCGCGCTGGATCAAGCAGACCTACAACGACGCCTTGGCAGTCGAGATGGAGGCAGCCGGTCTGGCCCAGGCCGCCCACCTCAATCGCTCACTCCCGGCCGTCGTGGTGCGCGGCATCAGCGACCGGGCTGACGGTACGAAAAATGACACCGACGCCGAGGACTGGCAACCCGCAGCGGCCGCCAACGCAGCACTGTTCGCAATAGCCCTCGCCGAGGAACTTGCTCAGACCGAACGACACCGCGAACGGACACGGAAGGACGGAAATAGAACCATGAGCGAGACCGTCAGGAACATCGCCAAGGGAAGCGCTCAGGTCGGTGTACAGGCCGGAACTGTCCACGGCGGCATCTCCATGGTGCAACAACCTCGGTCCGTCGCACCTGAGATCCCCGTACAGCTCGCGGAGCTTCGCGAACAGATCAGTAAAGCCCAGGCCGCAGGCGAGGTGGACCGTGAGACGTTCGTCGCCGCGGAGCAGGAACTCGACACCATCACCGAGCTGCTTCCCGCTCCCGGCGAAGGGGCCGGGAGTCGCCTGATGCTCGCGCTCCGGAAGCTCAGGGGCCTGCTGCTGGACTGGACCGATCTGGCTTCGAAGGTCACTGCCATCATCGCGGCGCTACGAGGCGCTTCGTGA
- a CDS encoding sugar ABC transporter permease: protein MSAQTDEVVSQDTGEPVVRDTSLGAYGRAYLGRVRGGELGSLPALAGLIVITAVFSVVHQGFLSAYNIEALVIQAAPVIIMAMGLVFVLLLGEIDLSAGTTGGLCSAIMAVLILRQGAPWELAVLVALIGGLAVGLGIGWLRARVGIPSFVITLATFLAFQGVTLILIGGQGSVILPDGSPLISIENGFVPIWAGWVLLAVVVAGYAGVKLNDAAGRRRAGLVPTPLAVLGVKVGTLAILGAVFTYEMGRNRNLTVNAFFANEARGMPWVVVLILVLFTVWHFVLSRTRYGRHVYAVGGNEEAARRAGVAVSRIRISVFVIGSAMAAISGITAASLLQSVQSNAGAGNTLLLAVGAAVIGGTSLFGGHGRMIDAVLGGLVVAVITNGMSDLIQGANSAGYEWVVTGAVLLLAAGFDAVVRRRNRTT from the coding sequence ATGAGCGCCCAGACCGACGAGGTGGTCTCGCAGGACACCGGCGAACCGGTTGTCCGGGACACGAGCCTCGGCGCGTACGGACGGGCGTACCTGGGCCGGGTCCGCGGGGGTGAGCTGGGCTCGTTGCCGGCACTGGCCGGGCTGATCGTGATCACCGCGGTCTTCTCGGTGGTGCACCAGGGGTTCCTGAGCGCGTACAACATCGAGGCCCTGGTGATCCAGGCCGCGCCGGTGATCATCATGGCGATGGGTCTGGTCTTCGTCCTGCTCCTCGGCGAGATCGACCTGTCGGCGGGCACGACCGGCGGGCTGTGCTCCGCGATCATGGCGGTGCTCATCCTGCGGCAGGGCGCACCCTGGGAACTCGCCGTGCTGGTGGCGCTGATCGGCGGCCTGGCCGTGGGGCTGGGCATCGGCTGGCTGCGGGCGCGGGTCGGCATCCCGTCGTTCGTCATCACGCTGGCGACGTTCCTGGCCTTCCAGGGCGTCACGCTGATCCTCATCGGCGGTCAGGGTTCGGTGATCCTGCCGGACGGGTCACCGCTGATCAGCATCGAGAACGGCTTCGTGCCGATCTGGGCCGGCTGGGTGCTGCTCGCGGTCGTCGTCGCCGGGTACGCCGGGGTGAAGCTCAACGACGCCGCCGGCCGGCGGCGGGCCGGACTCGTGCCCACTCCCCTCGCTGTCCTCGGTGTCAAAGTGGGCACCCTCGCGATTTTGGGGGCCGTGTTCACGTACGAAATGGGTCGGAACCGGAATTTGACCGTCAACGCCTTTTTTGCCAACGAGGCGCGCGGGATGCCCTGGGTTGTCGTGCTGATTCTGGTGCTGTTCACGGTCTGGCATTTTGTGCTCAGCCGGACCCGCTACGGCCGGCACGTCTACGCGGTCGGCGGCAATGAGGAAGCCGCGCGACGGGCCGGAGTGGCGGTGTCCCGGATCCGCATCTCGGTCTTTGTGATCGGTTCGGCAATGGCCGCGATCTCGGGCATCACCGCCGCGTCATTGCTCCAATCGGTCCAGTCGAATGCGGGCGCGGGAAACACCCTGCTGCTGGCAGTCGGCGCAGCAGTTATCGGCGGCACGTCGCTCTTCGGCGGTCACGGCCGCATGATCGACGCGGTGCTGGGCGGCCTGGTCGTCGCCGTGATCACCAACGGCATGAGCGACCTGATCCAGGGCGCGAACTCCGCCGGCTACGAATGGGTCGTGACGGGCGCGGTCCTGCTGCTGGCAGCGGGTTTCGACGCGGTCGTCCGCCGCCGCAACCGGACCACGTGA
- a CDS encoding response regulator transcription factor, with amino-acid sequence MRILVVEDDPAMSTMLTRSLRRQGYAVDPAGTGTDAVWAIVETEYDLVILDAMIPAPDGFEVCRQIREQNRWVPVLMLTARSGMPDKVRGLDAGADDYLTKPFALDELLARARALTRREPLHRPAALTVGDLVLDPATRTVRRGDSRIALSPKEFALLHELMRRPGETLSRSHLIEHVWDFAYDGGSNVVDVYVRYLRDKVDRPYDRDTIRTVRGAGYRLDPDA; translated from the coding sequence ATGAGGATCCTGGTGGTCGAGGACGACCCGGCCATGTCCACGATGCTGACCCGCAGCCTGCGCCGCCAGGGGTACGCGGTCGACCCGGCCGGCACCGGCACCGACGCGGTCTGGGCCATCGTCGAGACCGAGTACGACCTGGTCATCCTGGACGCGATGATCCCCGCCCCGGACGGCTTCGAGGTGTGCCGCCAGATCCGCGAACAGAACCGCTGGGTGCCGGTGCTGATGCTGACCGCCCGCAGCGGCATGCCGGACAAGGTCCGCGGCCTCGACGCGGGCGCCGACGACTACCTGACCAAACCGTTCGCCCTCGACGAGCTGCTCGCCCGGGCCCGCGCACTGACCCGCCGCGAACCCCTGCACCGCCCGGCCGCCCTCACCGTCGGCGACCTGGTCCTCGACCCGGCGACCCGCACGGTACGCCGCGGCGACAGCCGTATCGCCCTGTCCCCCAAGGAATTCGCCCTGCTCCACGAACTGATGCGGCGCCCGGGCGAAACCCTCAGCCGCAGCCACCTGATCGAGCACGTGTGGGATTTTGCGTACGACGGCGGCTCGAACGTGGTCGACGTCTACGTCCGCTACCTGCGCGACAAGGTCGACCGCCCGTACGACCGCGACACGATCCGGACCGTGCGCGGCGCCGGCTACCGCCTCGACCCCGACGCCTGA